One Mycobacteroides salmoniphilum DNA segment encodes these proteins:
- a CDS encoding YqgE/AlgH family protein, whose protein sequence is MAHGDEPEEGEAYGEGYMAPPAHRLRAGTLLVANTNLFEPTFRRSVIFIVEHNDGGTLGVVVNRPSETAVYNVLPKWAKLASKPKTMFIGGPVKRDAALCLATLRDGVSIDGVKGLRHVAGRMAMVDLDAEPDDIAPLVEGVRVFAGYSGWTIGQLEGEVERDDWIVLSALPSDVLTDASHDLWAKVLRRQPLPLSLLATHPIDVSRN, encoded by the coding sequence GTGGCGCACGGCGACGAGCCCGAAGAGGGCGAGGCATATGGCGAGGGCTACATGGCGCCGCCCGCACATCGCCTGCGGGCGGGCACCCTGCTGGTCGCCAACACTAACCTGTTCGAGCCGACGTTTCGGCGCAGCGTGATCTTCATCGTCGAGCACAACGACGGCGGCACTCTGGGTGTGGTGGTCAACCGCCCGAGCGAGACCGCGGTGTACAACGTGCTGCCGAAGTGGGCCAAGCTCGCCAGCAAGCCCAAGACGATGTTCATCGGTGGGCCGGTCAAACGTGATGCGGCGCTGTGTCTGGCGACTCTGCGGGACGGGGTCAGCATCGACGGTGTGAAGGGTCTGCGTCACGTGGCGGGCCGTATGGCCATGGTCGATCTGGATGCCGAGCCCGACGACATCGCCCCGCTGGTGGAGGGCGTCCGGGTCTTCGCCGGCTACTCGGGCTGGACGATCGGTCAGCTGGAGGGCGAGGTCGAGCGTGACGATTGGATCGTGTTGTCCGCGCTGCCGTCCGATGTGTTGACCGATGCGAGCCATGACCTGTGGGCCAAGGTGCTGCGACGTCAGCCGTTGCCGTTGTCATTGTTGGCGACGCACCCCATCGACGTCAGCCGCAACTAG
- a CDS encoding MFS transporter, with protein MNARHSPLSLWHAIHDLPDFGRLVWVRLLTQFSDGLFQAGLAGALLFNPEREAEPWAIAGAFAVLFLPYSAIGPFAGALLDRWDRRAVLICANLLRVLLVAIVGIELAFSADDVVLLLGALIVNGVTRFVTSGLSAALPHVVPRDQVATMNSVATAVGATATFAGANFMLMLRAVFGAGDLGSATVIFLVIVPATAAAWVASGFPGDRLGPDDSVRAVHGSALYAVATGWLHGARTIVSTPSVFDALIGLAAHRMVFGINTLLVLVLVRNNTSLFAGIGAAALFLACTGIGSFLGTVSTPALLRRFGRGRTLGMALGGAVVLQLIASGLYVPIVLAAAFGLGMAGQVIKLCADVGMQTDVDDALRGHVFAVQDSLFWVTFTGAMSVAAAFITHAHWLAFSGAVIYLIGLIVHMTRTLWPSPAAPNQPDPEGHARDLDR; from the coding sequence ATGAATGCGCGCCACTCGCCGCTGAGCTTGTGGCACGCCATCCACGATCTCCCCGACTTCGGGCGGCTCGTGTGGGTGCGGCTGCTGACCCAATTCAGCGATGGCCTCTTTCAGGCCGGACTGGCGGGTGCCCTGCTGTTCAACCCCGAGCGTGAGGCCGAGCCGTGGGCCATTGCCGGCGCGTTCGCGGTGCTGTTCCTGCCGTATTCGGCAATCGGTCCATTCGCGGGCGCGCTGCTGGACCGATGGGACCGGCGTGCGGTCCTGATCTGCGCCAACTTGCTCCGGGTACTGCTGGTGGCCATCGTCGGTATCGAACTGGCCTTCAGCGCCGACGACGTGGTGCTGCTGTTGGGCGCGCTGATCGTCAACGGGGTCACCCGGTTCGTGACATCGGGCCTTTCGGCTGCCCTCCCCCACGTGGTCCCTCGCGATCAGGTCGCGACCATGAACTCGGTGGCCACCGCTGTCGGCGCCACCGCCACCTTCGCTGGTGCCAACTTCATGCTGATGCTGCGGGCCGTCTTCGGTGCCGGGGACTTGGGTTCTGCCACAGTCATTTTCCTGGTGATCGTGCCGGCAACGGCGGCGGCGTGGGTGGCCTCGGGATTTCCCGGCGACCGGCTGGGCCCGGATGACAGCGTGCGCGCCGTGCACGGCTCAGCCCTCTACGCCGTGGCCACTGGCTGGCTGCATGGTGCGCGCACCATCGTCAGCACGCCCTCGGTGTTCGACGCGCTCATCGGCCTGGCCGCTCACCGCATGGTGTTCGGCATCAACACCTTGCTGGTCCTGGTCCTGGTGCGTAACAACACCTCGCTGTTCGCCGGGATCGGCGCCGCGGCATTGTTCCTGGCGTGCACCGGCATCGGTTCATTCCTGGGAACCGTCTCCACCCCCGCCCTGCTGCGGCGATTCGGCCGTGGACGCACCCTCGGGATGGCGCTCGGTGGTGCGGTTGTCCTGCAGCTGATTGCCTCCGGGCTGTACGTACCCATCGTGCTCGCTGCCGCGTTCGGCCTCGGGATGGCAGGGCAGGTGATCAAGTTGTGCGCCGACGTCGGCATGCAGACCGATGTCGACGACGCCCTGCGGGGACACGTCTTCGCCGTGCAGGACTCGCTGTTCTGGGTCACGTTCACCGGTGCCATGAGCGTGGCCGCCGCCTTCATCACGCATGCACACTGGCTGGCCTTCTCCGGCGCAGTGATCTACTTGATCGGTCTGATCGTGCACATGACCCGGACCCTGTGGCCCAGCCCGGCCGCACCGAACCAACCCGACCCGGAAGGACACGCCCGTGACCTCGACCGCTGA
- a CDS encoding TIGR03084 family metal-binding protein yields the protein MTSTADAVIDDLRDESDGLDALVTPLSAEGWTRDTPAAGWTVAHQIAHLHWTDAQSLLAVTDPEGFANELPKALADPFGFVDKAAEETAQTPPAELLTRWRDTRNQLHAALRAVPDGVKIPWYGPPMSPASMGTARLMETWAHALDVADALGVAPTPTARLKSIAHLGVRTRDYAFSVHSLPAPADPFRVELTGPDGDTWAWGPEDAAQRVTGSAVDFCYLVTQRRPRAELDLRATGEDAQKWLSIAQAFAGPPGAGRG from the coding sequence GTGACCTCGACCGCTGACGCTGTCATCGATGACCTGCGTGACGAGAGCGATGGGCTCGACGCCCTGGTCACACCACTGTCCGCGGAGGGCTGGACACGGGACACTCCCGCGGCGGGCTGGACCGTCGCCCACCAGATCGCGCACCTGCACTGGACCGATGCGCAATCGCTGCTGGCAGTCACCGATCCGGAGGGCTTCGCCAACGAGCTGCCCAAGGCGCTGGCCGATCCCTTCGGATTCGTGGACAAGGCCGCCGAGGAGACCGCGCAGACCCCTCCGGCCGAGCTGCTCACCCGCTGGCGCGATACCCGCAATCAATTGCATGCCGCACTGCGCGCGGTGCCCGATGGTGTGAAGATCCCCTGGTACGGGCCGCCGATGAGCCCCGCCTCCATGGGCACTGCACGCCTGATGGAGACGTGGGCGCACGCCCTTGACGTCGCCGACGCGCTCGGAGTGGCACCCACGCCTACCGCTCGACTGAAATCCATTGCTCACCTTGGTGTTCGGACTCGGGACTACGCGTTCTCGGTGCATTCACTGCCGGCCCCGGCTGATCCGTTCCGTGTGGAGCTGACCGGACCCGACGGCGACACGTGGGCCTGGGGCCCCGAAGACGCCGCCCAGCGCGTCACCGGATCGGCCGTCGATTTCTGCTACTTGGTGACCCAGCGTCGGCCCCGCGCCGAGCTGGACCTGCGGGCCACCGGCGAAGACGCGCAGAAGTGGCTGTCCATCGCGCAGGCCTTCGCCGGCCCGCCCGGCGCCGGCCGCGGGTAG
- a CDS encoding phthiocerol/phthiodiolone dimycocerosyl transferase family protein, which yields MFAGNRSTVAYSAFGIGALDIGALTTAFHALLASYPVLNTQIVPAGHGYALQYALHPPALQVGTCTALPRAGFTIVDPNAVCAIDVAQRGNDFRLTLLIHHSIADAGAALNYLEVLCSLYTHVVETGSAGTIRSHPLAISLERFLAERGYVLPEPCAPPAPRAETTVDATIVVRHGRTRLGREQTTRLFDAARAAGLTVHGIVCAAILLAAHALSRSQGQVAFGLTSSVDLRTRTGAPIAAAQGTVIQGADTAILAVAPDDDPLRLARAVLDSLAGGLADHSVHQAFLRYPQPQQSIENPLMVTNWGQIPPLRLPEGLRVHDFRATVRGWRIGLRATTLPPSFFITTCDGRLSLDHPVWVIDESDPTVAWTAALGRAFGRILR from the coding sequence ATGTTCGCGGGCAACCGCAGCACCGTCGCGTACTCGGCTTTCGGAATCGGCGCACTCGATATCGGTGCCCTGACAACCGCTTTCCACGCGCTGCTGGCGAGCTATCCGGTATTGAACACGCAGATCGTGCCTGCCGGGCACGGGTACGCGCTTCAATACGCCCTCCATCCGCCCGCACTGCAAGTGGGTACATGCACCGCTCTACCCCGAGCAGGATTCACCATCGTCGACCCCAACGCCGTCTGTGCCATCGACGTGGCGCAGCGCGGCAATGACTTTCGGCTGACCCTGCTCATTCACCACAGCATCGCCGACGCGGGTGCTGCCCTGAACTACCTGGAAGTTCTGTGCTCGCTCTACACCCACGTGGTCGAGACAGGATCAGCCGGGACCATCCGCTCCCACCCCCTCGCCATCTCGCTGGAGCGGTTCCTTGCCGAGCGCGGGTACGTCCTACCCGAGCCCTGTGCGCCCCCCGCGCCACGAGCCGAGACCACGGTCGACGCGACGATCGTGGTACGGCACGGGCGCACCCGGCTCGGGCGCGAGCAGACCACGCGGTTGTTCGACGCGGCCCGCGCGGCCGGCCTCACCGTGCACGGGATCGTGTGCGCCGCGATTCTGCTGGCCGCTCACGCGCTTTCACGGTCGCAGGGCCAGGTCGCGTTTGGCCTCACATCATCGGTGGACCTGCGCACGCGAACAGGCGCACCCATCGCCGCGGCGCAAGGGACGGTGATCCAAGGGGCCGACACCGCGATTCTGGCTGTCGCACCCGATGATGACCCCCTGCGCCTGGCTCGCGCCGTACTGGATTCTCTGGCGGGTGGCCTTGCGGATCACAGTGTGCACCAAGCATTTCTGCGCTATCCACAGCCGCAGCAGTCCATCGAAAATCCGCTCATGGTCACCAACTGGGGCCAGATACCTCCGCTGCGTCTGCCGGAGGGACTGCGGGTACACGACTTCCGCGCCACCGTACGGGGTTGGCGCATCGGGTTGCGGGCCACGACACTTCCGCCGAGCTTCTTCATCACCACCTGCGACGGACGGCTCAGCCTCGATCATCCGGTCTGGGTGATCGACGAGTCCGATCCCACCGTCGCGTGGACAGCGGCGCTAGGACGGGCCTTCGGCCGCATTCTGCGCTGA
- a CDS encoding pullulanase — protein MDYCLGEGDGVVTAWEAPPNVDLDGDGILDAVRLDFDGDGLFDDVMWDADGDGSADHSVLDVDNDGRPEAYFTDDGLGTWAFHVERSGSISWFGLDGVEHPGGAADIDGDGIPEQLLDVDGDGDAERAFRTGESGTSVYADTTGDGRWDVELIDGDGDGVADAARPLGPPRPSAQNAAEGPS, from the coding sequence ATGGACTACTGCCTTGGTGAGGGAGACGGGGTCGTCACCGCGTGGGAAGCGCCACCCAATGTCGACCTCGACGGTGACGGGATTCTCGACGCGGTGCGACTGGATTTCGATGGTGATGGGTTGTTCGACGACGTGATGTGGGACGCCGACGGTGACGGCTCGGCCGACCACAGTGTTCTCGACGTGGACAACGACGGCAGGCCGGAGGCGTACTTCACCGATGATGGCTTGGGCACGTGGGCGTTTCACGTGGAACGAAGCGGATCGATCAGCTGGTTCGGTCTTGACGGGGTCGAACACCCCGGTGGTGCAGCCGATATCGACGGGGATGGGATACCCGAGCAGCTGCTCGATGTCGATGGCGACGGTGACGCTGAAAGAGCTTTCCGGACGGGCGAATCTGGCACGTCCGTCTACGCCGACACCACGGGCGACGGTCGCTGGGATGTCGAGCTCATCGACGGAGACGGCGACGGCGTCGCTGACGCGGCCCGGCCGCTGGGACCTCCGCGCCCGTCAGCGCAGAATGCGGCCGAAGGCCCGTCCTAG
- a CDS encoding sulfite exporter TauE/SafE family protein has translation MLLGAAAAAGWVDAVVGGGGLVLIPVLMLVFPGMTPATALGTNKLAALSGTASAAIRLFPKTPLNWRALLGAFVVAAAFSSAGAYTASRLPVSVFKPVVLVLLVAVGVFVATRPQFGTSTTDTARTKTATLTALAVAAVLIAFYDGIMGPGTGTFMIILLTAVAGMTFLESSATAKVLNSGTNVGALIVFASQGHVLWLLGLALGVANIAGAQLGAHMALGRGAGFVRVVLLVVVVVMVGKLGYDMLG, from the coding sequence CTGCTTCTCGGTGCAGCGGCCGCCGCCGGCTGGGTCGACGCGGTCGTGGGCGGCGGCGGGCTCGTCCTCATCCCGGTCTTGATGCTCGTCTTCCCCGGGATGACCCCTGCGACGGCGTTGGGCACCAACAAGCTCGCCGCACTGTCGGGTACCGCATCGGCCGCTATCCGGCTCTTCCCCAAAACGCCCTTGAACTGGCGCGCGCTACTCGGAGCCTTCGTTGTCGCGGCCGCGTTCTCCAGTGCGGGTGCCTACACCGCCTCACGGTTACCCGTGTCCGTGTTCAAGCCCGTGGTGCTGGTCCTGCTGGTAGCGGTGGGGGTGTTTGTCGCGACACGCCCTCAGTTCGGGACGTCGACCACAGACACCGCGCGCACCAAGACCGCCACCCTCACCGCACTCGCAGTGGCCGCCGTCCTCATTGCGTTCTATGACGGCATCATGGGCCCGGGCACCGGGACCTTCATGATCATCCTGTTGACCGCCGTCGCGGGGATGACCTTCCTGGAAAGCTCGGCCACCGCCAAGGTGCTCAACTCCGGAACCAACGTGGGGGCGCTCATCGTCTTCGCGTCACAGGGCCATGTGCTGTGGCTGCTGGGGCTGGCGCTCGGTGTCGCGAATATCGCGGGTGCTCAGCTCGGTGCGCATATGGCACTCGGACGCGGGGCGGGATTTGTCCGTGTGGTCCTGCTGGTGGTTGTCGTGGTGATGGTCGGCAAGCTCGGCTACGACATGCTCGGCTGA
- a CDS encoding CCA tRNA nucleotidyltransferase: MPESIPTTELLATAAVTLNRHQKMLSELGALFDSAGFDLYLVGGTVRDALLGKLGTDLDFTTDARPEQVQELVTGWAEAIWDTGIAFGTIGVARKGQRVEITTFRSDSYDQQTRNPEVVFGDSLEGDLVRRDFTVNAMAVKIGPDGPGEFCDPLNGLEALRAGVLDTPAAPEISFGDDPLRMLRAARFVAQLGFTVAPRVLTALDAMSGQLGRITVERVQVELDKLIQGAHPVAGIDLLVDSGLGAVVLPEVGDMRLTIDEHHQHKDVYRHSLTVLEQAVDLEDEGPDLVLRWAALLHDIGKPATRRHEDGGGVSFHHHEVVGAKMVRKRMRALKYSKQMVDDVSQLVYLHLRFHGYGDGTWTDSAVRRYVTDAGPLLPRLHKLVRADCTTRNKRRAARLQANYDGLEERISELTAQEDLARVRPDLDGNAIMELLGVPAGPIVGQAWRFLKELRLERGPLDHDEAVGALREWWAARDGS, encoded by the coding sequence GTGCCCGAATCGATACCGACCACCGAGCTGTTGGCCACCGCCGCGGTGACCCTGAACCGGCATCAGAAGATGCTGTCGGAGTTGGGTGCGCTCTTCGATTCCGCGGGCTTTGACCTGTATCTGGTGGGCGGCACCGTCCGCGACGCCCTGCTGGGCAAGTTGGGCACCGATCTCGACTTCACCACCGATGCTCGCCCCGAGCAGGTCCAGGAATTGGTGACTGGCTGGGCCGAGGCCATCTGGGATACCGGTATCGCTTTCGGCACGATCGGGGTGGCGCGCAAGGGGCAACGGGTGGAGATCACCACGTTCCGCAGCGACAGCTATGACCAGCAGACGCGCAATCCCGAGGTGGTTTTCGGCGACAGCCTCGAGGGCGATCTGGTGCGCAGGGATTTCACCGTCAATGCGATGGCGGTCAAGATCGGGCCGGACGGGCCCGGAGAGTTCTGCGATCCGCTCAATGGGCTGGAAGCGCTGCGCGCCGGGGTGCTCGATACCCCGGCGGCTCCGGAGATTTCTTTCGGCGATGACCCGCTGCGCATGCTGCGCGCGGCCCGGTTCGTTGCGCAGCTCGGCTTCACGGTGGCGCCGCGGGTGCTGACGGCACTGGATGCGATGTCCGGCCAACTGGGGCGGATAACCGTCGAACGAGTGCAGGTCGAGTTGGACAAGTTGATCCAGGGGGCGCATCCGGTCGCAGGAATCGATCTGTTGGTGGACAGCGGGCTGGGCGCGGTGGTGCTACCCGAGGTCGGCGACATGCGGCTGACCATCGACGAACATCACCAGCACAAGGACGTGTACCGGCACTCGCTGACAGTGCTGGAGCAGGCGGTGGATCTCGAAGACGAGGGCCCCGATCTGGTGCTGCGGTGGGCGGCGCTGCTGCATGACATCGGTAAGCCGGCCACCCGTCGGCACGAGGACGGCGGCGGGGTGAGCTTTCACCACCACGAGGTTGTCGGGGCCAAGATGGTGCGCAAGCGCATGCGCGCCCTCAAGTACTCCAAGCAGATGGTCGACGATGTGTCGCAGCTGGTGTATTTGCATCTGCGGTTCCATGGGTATGGGGACGGCACGTGGACCGATTCGGCGGTGCGCCGGTATGTCACCGATGCCGGCCCGTTGTTACCCCGGCTGCACAAGCTGGTGCGCGCGGACTGCACGACGCGGAACAAGCGCCGTGCGGCCCGGTTGCAGGCCAACTATGACGGGCTCGAGGAGCGCATCTCGGAGCTGACCGCTCAGGAGGATCTGGCGCGGGTGCGGCCCGATCTCGACGGCAACGCGATCATGGAGCTGCTGGGCGTACCCGCCGGACCGATTGTGGGTCAGGCCTGGCGGTTTTTGAAGGAGCTCAGGCTGGAGCGGGGTCCGCTCGACCACGATGAGGCCGTCGGGGCGCTGCGGGAATGGTGGGCGGCCCGCGATGGCTCCTGA